The following coding sequences are from one Mus pahari chromosome X, PAHARI_EIJ_v1.1, whole genome shotgun sequence window:
- the LOC110313588 gene encoding prostaglandin E2 receptor EP1 subtype-like, protein MNPYRLNLSLADKAAMCATPRLPNTSVLLPTGDNGTSPALPIFSMTLGAVSNVLALALLAQVAGRMWQCRSAATFLLFVASLLAIDLAGHVILGALVLLRLYTVGRAPAGGACHFLGSCMVFFGLCPLLLGCGMAVERCVGVTQPLIHAARVSVARARLALAVLAAMALAVALLPLVHVGRYKLQYPGTWCFISLGPHGGWRQALLAGLGLAALLAALVCNMLSGLALFRARWRQRCSRRFRETAGPDDRQRWGSHGPCLASALSASSITSATATLHSSRGGGSARRVHAHDVEMVGQLVGIMVVSCTSWSPLLVLVVLAIGGWNSNSVQRPLFLVVCLASWNQILDP, encoded by the exons ATGAATCCCTATAGGCTTAACCTGAGCCTAGCGGATAAGGCAGCAATGTGCGCAACACCCAGGCTCCCCAATACATCTGTGCTGCTGCCAACAGGCGATAATGGCACATCACCAGCACTGCCTATCTTCTCCATGACGCTGGGTGCTGTGTCCAACGTGCTGGCGCTGGCGCTGCTGGCCCAGGTTGCAGGCCGAATGTGGCAGTGCCGCTCGGCTGCCACCTTCCTGTTGTTCGTCGCCAGCCTGCTTGCCATCGACCTAGCAGGCCATGTGATTCTGGGCGCCCTGGTGCTTCTTCGCCTGTATACTGTGGGGCGTGCGCCTGCTGGCGGGGCGTGTCATTTCCTTGGTAGCTGCATGGTCTTCTTCGGCCTGTGCCCACTTTTGCTTGGCTGTGGCATGGCCGTAGAGCGCTGTGTGGGTGTCACGCAGCCACTGATACACGCGGCGCGCGTGTCTGTGGCCCGTGCACGCCTGGCACTAGCCGTGTTGGCTGCCATGGCTTTGGCTGTGGCGCTGCTGCCACTGGTACACGTGGGTCGCTACAAGCTACAGTACCCTGGCACCTGGTGTTTCATTAGCCTTGGGCCTCATGGAGGTTGGCGCCAGGCGTTGCTTGCCGGCCTTGGCCTGGCCGCGCTCCTTGCGGCATTAGTGTGCAATATGCTCAGCGGCCTGGCACTCTTCCGTGCCCGCTGGAGGCAGCGTTGCTCTCGACGGTTCCGAGAGACCGCAGGTCCCGATGATCGCCAGCGCTGGGGGTCTCATGGACCCTGCTTGGCCTCTGCCTTGTCTGCCTCATCCATCACTTCAGCCACAGCCACCCTCCACAGTTCTCGGGGCGGCGGCTCCGCGCGCAGGGTTCACGCACACGACGTGGAAATGGTGGGCCAGCTCGTGGGCATCATGGTGGTGTCGTGCACCAGCTGGAGCCCCCTGCTG GTGTTGGTGGTGTTGGCCATCGGGGGCTGGAACTCTAACTCCGTGCAGCGGCCACTCTTTCTGGTTGTATGCCTCGCATCGTGGAACCAGATCCTGGACCCCTGA